DNA sequence from the Eulemur rufifrons isolate Redbay chromosome 6, OSU_ERuf_1, whole genome shotgun sequence genome:
ACttttggggccattattcagcctaccatcCACAACTGAGAGATGTCCACATATTTCTGGCAGACAAATCAGATGGAGGTATAAAAATCTGACAAGAATCAGAGTGAGGAAGACCACAGCATTCAGGAGGGGGCTGCAGGACAGAGGTAGCCAGGTATGAGCCAGGTGGCAGGGAGCAGGcaagagggagagaaggcagaCCAGATGGACTCAGTCAGGCTCAGGAGAGCCTGTCTGTGCCTCCTgcaccctcttcttcccctcccctagGACAAACATCCATGTACAGGAAAACAAGGACTGAAAGGTGGTTTCCTAAAGAAATCCACCTCTCTGACAGCCGGAGGTGGTATCCAGGCCAGATGCTGGCTTccgaaatgaaaaacaaaaatgacaaacaatgtaccatggagtgctactcagccgtaaaaagaaatgaattaatgtcttttacagcaatttgaatggaactggagaccattatcctaagtgaggtatcccaggaatggaaaaacaaatgccacatgtactctctaataatttgaaaCTAATCCATGGGCtcacacaggcacagagaaaagtaaaagtcattggaaatcaataaGTGGAGAGcgagaggaaggaaggggttaaaatctacctaacaggcacaatggacactattcaggtgatgcaCACACTAATGGCCCTCActcaagcattttaaaaactatcaaggtaacaaaaacatttatacaccCTTaacatgtggaaattaaaaaaacaaacaaacaaacagccaGCCCTATCCTGGCACTTTTGGCCAGGGGAGGGACAGCTAGAAGAGGGGCTCCTGGACTCTCTTTCACCCACATTTGAGATCAGCCTGTGGGAAAGCCCCACCCCCATACACAAGGCTCCCATTCATGCTCCAATGCAGGCCAGAGCTGCAGGGAAAGACTCtaacatttataaaaggaaacataCCCCCATCACCTACAAACACCAGCCTTGTCCCTCCTTTGAGGACATCAAGGGGTCAGCAAGACTCACCAGACAGGAATAGAAAACCAGCACCAACCAAGAGAGGGCCCAAAATCAATGGACAACACAAGACGCTATCCAGGTGTAACAACTCTATTTGGCTGCTTAGATCTCTTTGGCCTCTGTTTTGGTTATTTATACATTGTCTTCCTTGAAGAAGAGTCCTGGCCAGTTATCTTGGGGGTGTTTCCCATTCACATTATATGATTGTTTCCTCATCATTACATTTGGGTTcgacagtttcttttaaaaaaaattctgcatagGCAATTTTGGTCCCCTCAAAAGACATTTGATGTCAAGATGCCCTATTTTGGGGGATACTGTTCTATCACTTGGTTAAGAGGATGTCTTCCAGTCCTTCCCTACTCCAGGCGTAGAGAGTGAGGATGCTTCTGCTGAAACCCAGATGTTCTATTCACTGCCCGAGCCCTGCCCACACAGTGACCCTGGAGATGTGCATCATGGGGTTGGACTGGCAGGTCCAGGTGCATGTACTTTTGGTGAGAGCGTGGGATAGGCCTGTATTGCAGCCTGGGCTGATGGTGGTTTCTCATATCCTTCTCCAAGAGTACCTAGGCCTGGTCAGGGACACGTTTTACCAGGTGATGCACCTGCTTGAATACTACCTGAGCACAGGCACAGTGTGTCTATATTGCCTGCAGCTGCTGGGCATCCagcagattttcttttcctttctcttttgtgaTCGCTTGATTACCAGATTCAGGAATCACatagatgaattaaaaaataatcagcttTATGATCTAAAAGGCTGTACTTCAGAGTGCAGCTGGTCCTAGGGCCACAATTAAGATACATGATATATATCCTCAGACTGTCAATCATCTTATTAAAATACCTATAAAAATTAAGGTGTATTCAGGAGTACTCAGGGTATAACAATACGACTACAGAGAGGAATGTAAAAATATGTGTTGTATAATGTTAAGTGCACTGTTAAACACATACACAAGTATAGAAATTCAAAACGGAAAGACTAAAAATAATCATATCCACTATACAAGGGTTTTTCAATAGACTTGAGAGTGgtgttatttttgccattttcagaAATACAGCCTCTACATATAAACTTTTCTTATGCACAAAACACAACATGGTAATGGTGTAAAAGAAATTTCATTCtaaattaaagaagagaaagtgtCCTCTAATTATTCAACCATGATTCTCCAGGGCCTGTGTCTCCAAGGTCAGTTATATGTACAATAAACAACACAATCATGGAACATAGTTTCCAGGTCTGTCTTTTACTCAAGGGTGTCTTTATGCTCCTCCAACATTTCTCGACAATTGTAAAACTGTCATTAGTTGACTCCTGTACAGAAGTATGTTTTGCAGGAGTCACCCACTGCCTTTAAAGTAACAGGAAGATTTATaaggaaaattttacttttggGAGGGATTATGCATGCGGTAATTAATAATAACAAGGAAGCCatcaataagaaaatacacaTCAGGAAAATCTGGGTTTTGGTGAGTTGCTTCAATATTCATTCTTAAATGAGGTATATTAAAATCTGGAAAGCTTTTGGGAGGGGAAAACTTATATCAGCTAAGTATCTACTTAGTTCATCTAATAGTGCATATTCAAGGTGAGAAAGTCTACTTTTATTGTTCTTAGGATCATTATACCGAATTGGAAACTTTGTCTTTAAATGCTATTTTAGGTACACTAAGGGGTTTAGatgaatttttaatgtaagttttgtccttaataaatttaatgaattcagaaaaaataaagtagcaCACACACATGAAATTAGTAAAATATGCGAGGCATTTCATAAGTATTAGCATCAAAGAACATAGAGCAGGAGAGAAATAGTGATATTTGTATTAACCAAAGAAGTTTTCTTGGAAGAACTATATAGGGGATTTCTCATTTAAAGCTGATATGGTATAAAACACTAGAGGAGAAAAGGTGTCATTTCTGTAGtttagaagaaatatatttttatataataaaattttaagatatttgtaTAAGTAGAACATTATATTTAgcaacaaaataatttctttatatacttcTGGGTAAGATATTATAGAAATCCACATAGAACAGTTTCAATCTGATGCATTTTGCAATAAAGTGCTGTCAAAAACACCTAAATTATTATATCTAAGGGTACAGGATAGTTGGGTTGGAATTTCTTAGGCCAGGAAGGAACTTTGTATCTAAATGACAACTGGTGATGAtgagaatgaaaaggaaggaacattttgaaatttccatttttcttttatcctgaCTGACTTTCCAATAGACACAAGCCTGAGATTACAAAAGGACAACCAGAGAGCACCAGATCGTCATGAGAAAGCAAGGGGAAAATGAAGATTATATATCATTGTGTTGAGAAATCAATAATTTGAATTCAAATCTGAATGTTGGACTGAAAATGATTGTGAGGTAGGTAAGGAAGAAACACATTTAAACTATTCTCGACCTTTTCAGGTCGCTATGGTTCCCTGTATTTATTAAACTGAAAGCACATATTTAACACAATGTGGGCAATAGTCATaagttaagataaaaatattttataaaagcttAACAAATTGCCCAAATCATAATGGGATACAGAAAAATAGGGTGGTCCCTGATGATCAGTAACATTGATGAAGGTATTCTAGACAGAAGGAGAGTCCTGAATTAAGGCAAGGATTGTGCTCAGGGATCCATCCACTTAGAATTAAAAGTTCTGCAGGCAACACAGTAAATTAGAGAAGATTCTAGTAGCATATAAAATTAGTAATGATTGCACAATCCTCAACTTTGTTCAAAAATTCTAATTATACAAGCATGGGGTTTGTGGCTTAAGAGTAAACTATGGTTAAAGTTTGGCATGGTAGTGAATTCACCCAACTCAGTTCAAAGAATTAACTACAAatgctaattttatttcacatatagCAAGTATAAACAGTTTCTCGAGTTCATACACTGTCGGCCTAGATAGATTTCATTGGAGTCTAGTTCTTAGTATGGATATTAGATCAGGAAGGCTAATGTTGTACcaacaatattaagaaaatccTCTAAGATATTTAGAAACCAGTATGAgaggataaaaacaaacaaacaaaagcattaAAGGTATATTACAGATATTTCCCTAGGAAAAAGCAAGAGGACTAGGTAaagtttcttgaaatattttgaattctatatTGTGAAAGACAGTAGTAAACAGCATTTTGTTCCATTTAactctagaaatagaaatatagagACTAGAACCTGGAATTATAAGATAGTCTAATAAAGGGCATactaagataaatatttaaatttagaagTAGCTATGATAGCGATGTGGTTTGTTTCAATGGCAGGGTTTGAAGAGGGATCATTAAATGTAAGGAAATGAACTTTAAGGAGGAAGCACTAAAATCATTGCTAATGAAGAGGAAATCTGAGACAGGCGAAAATCCTCAGGAATCTCCTGCTTTTCAGCTGGGCCAAGTCTTGTCTTAATCATCCTTTTAGAGTCTTTCAGAAAGGTCTCTTAATTTCTATTAGGCAGAGTGTGACCTAACAACTCCAGGGATTCTTTATCCAATGCAAGTTCAAAGGCTTTTACTGATATAATGGTTTAGACTAGCTGCCTCGTAGTAGCAACAAGTTGTATCTCAAAATTCTTACCCTGCCCAGCTATAACTCAATTCAAGGAAACCAAGTTCCTGAATTTAAAGTAAGCCTTTTTATATCAACACATATGACTTAATATATGAAGCTCACAAAATGCCCACCCAATCTCCGAATTACTAGAACGTGATTTTATAGCTGATGTTCCACATCTGGGATTAGTAGTGGGATTAGCAGACATTTGATGTTAGGGTGTCGCTTGTTATAGACAAGGCTAACAGCTGTACCAGTTCACGAATGTGTTCATGATGGCAGCATCAGATCCACTGGGTCTTCAAATCCCCTTGCCAAACCTTTTTTTTAGGCTTAATCGTGTGAAATTCTTAATATTCAGATTCTTATTCATTTACCAAAAAAGAGTTCATATTTTTcgattttacacttttttttcatttttccttggcCACCACACCTGTCTGTCACATAAAGAAAGGGCTTGTGTTGTTTTTGTATGTGATATTACTTTTTTAGTACCAGGTTTTTTGTGGTTTATAATTGCTGATAAATAAGTggttgtttatttctgttttatgcaataggtactaaaaaaaaaaaaacaaaccaaaaactgtGTAACTAGCAGAAGACAATCAAAGTGAAACTTTTAAGAATATctccaaaatatttcttcaagagATAATGTTATATCATTCAGCATTTTGAGCCATATAAATGACCATATGGTGGGTATATCATTGACAGACTATTTCTGATCAGACCACTTAAGGACACTCTTAAGTAGATGTCCGATGAGTCCTGCATAATGATATAAACCTAGAATAGCTAATAATCCAATATATCAATACAGAACTGTGAATGGCTGACAAGATACATCTTTCCCCAAAGGAATTTGctaccatgtatttatttatatatattcaaagtgcttgATCTTCTCAAGGACTCCTCTGCCATGATTAACTGACTCCTATGATCTGATTAATGCTTTCCTGATTTTGCTCTATGTCTCCTttgttttcatataattattttttattatagagcATTCAGTGCTCCAAGTATCACATAGATtaacagattatatatatttatatacatatatataaactaattttttaaaaatttttagataagaaaactaaagtaCTAAAAGCTAAAGCTCATTGCCCATAATCAAAAAAACACCAAGTGGTCAAGTGAGACTCCAGAGTGAAGCAGACACTATGAATACAAAGTGACCACCCTTGTCCTCATTGCTCTGCACAGGGCCTCTCCTGAGTGCCTGACACCCCACCTTCTCAAGTTCTGatgctcaattttctttttttttttcttttgttctttctttttctaaaatcaaGGGTCATGGTCCTGGGTGAAGGAAACCAGAGCTCTGTGACCACGTTCATCCTCTTGGGCTTCTCAGAATATCCACACCTCCAGGCACCCCTCTTCCTGCTGTTCTTGGCCATCTACACAGTCACTCTGGTGGGGAACTGGTTCATAATTGTGGTCATAAGAATTAATCCCAAACTTCAAAcacccatgtacttcttcctgagACATCTATCTTTTCTGGATTTTTGTTACTCCAATGTATTTACACCCAAACTGTTGGAGACCTTGGTAGTGGAAGACAGAACTATATCCCTCAGCGGATGCATGGCACAgtttttctttggctgtgcatTTGTGATCACAGAAATGTTCATGTTAGCAGCAATGGCCTATGACCGGTTTGTGGCTGTGTGTAACCCCCTGCTCTACACAGTTGCCATGTCTCATAGGCTCTGTGCTCTCCTGGTAGCTGGGGCTTACATATGTGGCGGACTCTGTTCCATGACACTCATGTATTCTCTTTTGGAACTTTCCTACTGTGGACCTAACATCATAAATCACTTTGGTTGTGAATATTCTGCCATCCTCTCTTTGGCCTGCTCTGACCCCACCTTCAGCCAGATGACCTGTTTAGCCATTTCTATATTCAGTGAGGCTTGTAGCCTCCTGGTCATCCTTGCCTCCTATGTCTTCATAGTTGTCACTATCATCAAGATGCCTTCCACAGGTGGACTGAGgaaggccttctccacctgcgCCTCCCACCTGACTGCCATCACCATTTTCCATGGTACTGTCCTCTTTCTCTACTGTGTGCCCAACTCCAATAGCTCATGGATCCTGGTCAAGGTGGCCACTGTGTTCTTTACAGTCGTGATCCCCATGCTGAATCCCCTTATCTACAGCCTTAGGAACAAGGATGTGAAGGAGACAGTCAGGAGCTTAATCAACTTCAGACTTCATTCTCGCTCATAATAATTCaattacatttgtttatttatgtctATGTCCGACTTTTTCATATACTTTGTTGATGACTATTTAGcattattttgtataaatatgtGATTATGTTTTAATCAATTAAATGTAGCATATGCAATGGTTTTCAGTGTTCAGAATGCCTTACAATTATCTGtagtttaatataattataacGAAATCTGATTCACTTCTTCTCAGGAGGtttgagaaagaaatatatttcaaaatcatccCCCTGGATACTGTGAAAGTCAGGATGATGAAGAAGAAATCTATATTTAGGTATTCACTACTGATGTTATGGTTAACTTCAAGCTATGCTTAAACAGTGCTGCAAACACAGGTGATAAGGGCACCTAGGCAGGTAGTGGATTCAAGCTCAAGTTCTCATAATTGTTTTGACTCAGCACGTTCTGTATAGCACAAATTTTTGTGCCactttaaaactttatttcagataaaatgaagatattaaggTCTATATTGTGAAAAATATCTGCTTGCTTTAAGAAGTTGCTGCTGAAATTATTGGCAACCATTTACAGGCATCACACATTTTTTTGAGTGTcaatgtaatatattttctttcaataaaaggtGTGGAAATAATGCTGAATATCAAGAGAAAGTccaattttcttctaagaatacTTACAACTATTACTGAATGATATAATGATCAAGATTAATAAAAGCTACTTTTGTATCACCCATTTTTATAATGCACTTATTCCTCCAACCGGTCTTCTTTGTAGCAGTGAATGGGGTCTTCATTTACTCAGTTgcttaaagaaagaagaaaacattatttattattccaGAGTCTCTCACAAAAATCTTACAGTAGTCATGCTCTTTCTATCTCCAAAATAGATCTTCTTCATGTCTCTGCTCACTAAGCCATCATTAAGTTGGTATTAAGCAGTTAATACAAAATTAAtcgatttcattttttaattttttttaatttcagcatattatggggatacaaatgtttaggttacatatattgcctttgccccaaccgagtcagagcttcaagtgtgtctattccccagacagtgtgtaccacatccattaggtgtgaatatacatatcccctcctgccccctcccacctgcccgacacccgatgaatgttattactatatgtgcacttaagtgttgatcagttaataccaatttgatggtgagtacatgtggtgcttgtttttccattcttgtgatacttctcttagtaaaatgggctccagctctatctaggataatacaagaggtgctagatcaccattattttttgtagctgagtagaactccatggtatacatataccaaaattaGATGgtggacaagaaaaaaaaaaaaaaaacccgccagccagagtgtctctgcaagaaagatagattttagatgaaagtgaaaaaaacaaacaggcagacaaacagatcagatgagggtcggaaggaagggtgcctaaAACTACTGGAGACTCCATGGGGAGgagttgtggagcagaactgaaaggagaaaggcatcaaCAGGGTCCAAACcatgagaggcttggagaccagcgacaagggtaggtggagcggttaaatttcccctcccttgcatctcagactgctggtgggcttctgagctgctggagagacctgccgacaccagcccagagatggctgctGCCAGTGAGCCATGAGCCTCTTGTAGACAggccaccaggctcccagctctgcCGGGGCATCTCCCACCCCACCTGCGATGATGGGCAGGAACCAAAttgcttccttctccccttctcctttcctACCCATggctgccgagagagacaatttagccaccacccagaggcatctgcagggaatgggacctttccttttgagGCTCTGCAGCTTACTGAGGGATActcggactgtgagctccctacctaccagccctcccaggtgctgcttgcctggtggctccagcagagtggggcaaATCCCGAGGCGGAGAGatattgatccagcttgggcacccagTGGGTAAtttgagaccagcactcttcaTGGCGGTGTCAGGGATTGATTTCCAGGGCAAGGGAACAGGGCTGCAGGCCAGATCCCCAGATCCTGTAAACTCAGGTTTCAATCGCGTCCTCCAGGAGCACAAAAGGGATATTTGTGAGCTAGTCTACTGGGGTGTGTATGCATTtaggggcagatcagagtgggtcctagctACAGCATGCACGAAGGGCAAGCACCCTCCCATGGGAGGGCTGTGTGTGCTCACATCACAGTCAGGGGAGATCTGCTGGCTTGTGGTCCTGCCTGCtagcagaggcccaggagaaacgGTGGAATAGGGGAAGGTGGAAAGGAACATGCAGAATctttggctgagtggggccaattcagcccctccctggcagctttgctcagaagcagagaacaaatctaataaattaaagaatattgCACATCAAATTTGCTTGAAGAAAATTTGAACAGCTATTTGTAGAAGTTGAATagctatttattatataaatatgaagaGCTCAATACAATGTTATATTACAAAAGTATAACAAACAATATAACTATACTTGTGTAAGATTTGTATCTGTATATACACTGGTACTTAAATACCCATCTAGGAGTGAGAAAACCAGAACTAGAACAAAGATTAAGAATAGTTATCTCTTGATTGTTTCCTAAtagctgattttttcttttgtacatcttttgtattttataagcATTGAAAGTCAAAATGAATTAACTCTTGttcaacatatttaaaagaagatCATAGAATTAAAGTTGGTGATGAAATGATTAATATTCCccaatttttagaagaaattacATGCAACCAAAATATCACATGAACCATTGTTTTGTCTAATTGCTCGATTTGTGGCCTCCAAGGCAATGCTTCAATTATGTTTTCTACTGTTAACATCCCTAAGGACTTGGTGGCATATATGTGTGACACAGTTTAACACCAGGATTCAGGTTTTGGTCTCTTCTTCTTTCTGTTATTGCtgagtttattttgaaaacattaggGGAAAAAGTTATTTccctaaaacatttattgaaatacacTTTaggtttgatatttaaaaaaagttgaattctCAGCAGGAACTTTCCTagattatattcatttttgcAAACAAGCATCAGTAAATGAATAAGTCAAATTGTTCTCCACTTAGGTGAGTTGCTTTAATtcttactttatttcattttagaaggaaaataatgtGTTTCAATATTCTTTGCAGGAGGCAAATCAATGTGTAAATCTGACTGCCACGATAACCATTTAGTTCCTCTAACTAGAAATATTTGATTCATTAtcttttactatatttattattaattgtcCCGCTTTatcaggaaatattttcattatttttaatcacaaTTTCCTTCTCATGTTTTATGAGTATAAACTTTAGTTTTAGTAAGTAATTagttgctgggtgtggtggcacatgcctgtattcttAACAGCTTTGGAGCCTGATGCAGGAAGTTTGCtctgagtccagaagtttgagattatagtgagctatttttccaccactgcactatagcctgagTAACAGAACAAGCTCCTGTCtcgaaataaataaataaaaggaataagaatTATTTGTCGTATTGTATTATTTGCAATTACATGAATTATTGCTCagttaattctcaaaataaaacaaatttgagGCCAGGGCCTATATT
Encoded proteins:
- the LOC138384448 gene encoding olfactory receptor 1165-like, which gives rise to MVLGEGNQSSVTTFILLGFSEYPHLQAPLFLLFLAIYTVTLVGNWFIIVVIRINPKLQTPMYFFLRHLSFLDFCYSNVFTPKLLETLVVEDRTISLSGCMAQFFFGCAFVITEMFMLAAMAYDRFVAVCNPLLYTVAMSHRLCALLVAGAYICGGLCSMTLMYSLLELSYCGPNIINHFGCEYSAILSLACSDPTFSQMTCLAISIFSEACSLLVILASYVFIVVTIIKMPSTGGLRKAFSTCASHLTAITIFHGTVLFLYCVPNSNSSWILVKVATVFFTVVIPMLNPLIYSLRNKDVKETVRSLINFRLHSRS